In Apium graveolens cultivar Ventura chromosome 10, ASM990537v1, whole genome shotgun sequence, the following are encoded in one genomic region:
- the LOC141692558 gene encoding uncharacterized protein LOC141692558 — MNIAESEYVSDHQLGFDNYHDYIVEQLNRYLQHHSDSNMYQQGIDTIRPPERSGYNTPARPPRLQTPALQPPLVNTATTTLVPPPLLNRAPQLPLVNTNVPSHPPLTHTGQPSRPSFAVDVVIGFKEISVDLRKCVKDVVKQNYNFFSKLWQVVLFFMFLGLAAIYVKREGDSSPLMIKPFIHPPNSTHVLLPDGRHLAYQEQGVSAEKARFSIIAPHAFFSSRLAGIPGIKSSLMQEFGVRLITYDLPGFGKSDPHPNRNLKSSAEDMLQLSYNMGVTDKFWVLGYSSGSMHAWSALKYIPDRLAGVFMVSPMISPYEPGMTKEERSRTWNNWSYRRKFMYFLGRRFPRFLPYFYHKSSMSAKVTPREKWLSLSLGKKDKAFIEGEMFQEFWKRDVEESVRQGNAKPMVEEAVLQVSSWGFSLVNLNTQKNDKGKGFLLWLKSKYSQAEEEMTGLLGPIHIWQGMDDKVVPPSIVDFVGRVLPGAIVHKLFHHGHFTYFYFCHECHRHIFSTVFGEPKGPLGLIELQQ; from the exons ATGAATATAGCAGAAAGTGAGTATGTAAGTGATCATCAGTTAGGTTTTGACAACTATCATGACTACATAGTTGAGCAACTAAACAGATATCTGCAACACCATTCAGACAGCAACATGTATCAACAAGGTATCGACACTATTCGACCCCCCGAAAGGTCTGGTTACAATACCCCTGCTAGACCTCCCCGTTTACAAACTCCTGCTCTGCAGCCGCCACTAGTCAACACTGCTACTACAACTCTTGTACCTCCCCCTTTACTAAACCGTGCTCCGCAGCTACCACTAGTCAACACTAATGTGCCTAGTCATCCTCCACTCACTCACACTGGCCAGCCTAGTCGTCCGTCTTTCGCCGTGGATGTTGTTATTGGATTTAAGGAGATAAGTGTTGATCTCAGGAAATGCGTTAAGGATGTGGTGAAACAGAATTataattttttcagcaagttGTGGCAAGTGGTTTTGTTTTTTATGTTTCTCGGTCTTGCAG CAATATATGTAAAACGCGAGGGCGATTCTAGTCCATTGATGATTAAGCCTTTTATACATCCTCCTAATTCGACTCATGTGCTCTTACCTGATGGTAGACACCTTGCTTATCAGGAGCAAGGCGTTTCAGCTGAAAAGGCTAGATTCTCCATAATTGCTCCACATGCTTTTTTCTCATCTCGTCTTGCAG GAATACCTGGCATTAAAAGTTCCCTGATGCAAGAGTTTGGTGTTCGCTTGATAACATATGATCTTCCCGGATTCGGCAAGAGTGATCCTCATCCCAACAGGAATCTTAAATCATCAGCGGAAGATATGCTGCAATTGTCATATAATATGGGTGTTACTGACAAGTTTTGGGTATTGGGATACTCTAGTGGAAGCATGCATGCTTGGTCAGCACTAAAATATATTCCTGATAGGCTTGCAG GTGTCTTCATGGTTTCTCCAATGATTAGTCCCTATGAACCAGGCATGACCAAAGAAGAGAGAAGTAGAACCTGGAATAACTGGAGTTATAGAAGGAAATTTATGTACTTTCTAGGCAGAAGATTTCCTAGATTCCTGCCTTACTTTTATCATAAAAGCTCCATGTCTGCGAAAGTAACTCCAAGAGAAAAATGGCTATCATTATCACTTGGAAAGAAG GATAAAGCTTTTATAGAGGGAGAAATGTTTCAAGAATTCTGGAAACGGGATGTGGAGGAATCAGTTCGCCAAGGAAATGCAAAACCAATGGTGGAGGAAGCTGTGTTGCAAGTTTCGAGTTGGGGTTTTAGCCTAGTAAACCTAAATACACAAAAGAATGACAAAGGTAAAGGTTTTCTCCTTTGGCTCAAGTCAAAGTACAGTCAAGCTGAAGAAGAAATGACTGGCCTGCTTGGCCCAATTCATATATGGCAG GGGATGGATGATAAGGTTGTCCCACCTTCAATAGTTGATTTTGTGGGGCGAGTTTTACCAGGAGCCATTGTGCATAAGCTATTTCATCACGGCCATTTCACCTATTTCTACTTCTGTCATGAATGCCATAGACATATATTTAGTACAGTTTTTGGAGAGCCCAAGGGGCCACTCGGTTTGATTGAGCTTCAACAATAG
- the LOC141692557 gene encoding FT-interacting protein 3-like: protein MHRHEDFLLFETKPHLGGATATSDELTSNYDLVEKMEYLYVQVVEAKDLPLKDATGCYVEINLANHKGITRLSENKSNPEWSQVFAFLKDHVQVTVLEAAVKRKKATKQDFVGRVFFDLNVVPPDTPLAPQWYRLEDGKGNTFKGELMLAVWWGTQADKAFAEAWHSDGATSRRTEGLASIGSKIYLSPKLWYLRVNVIEAEGLMATGNTFVKAIVGNQALKTKICTIKSTNPLWNEDLMFVAAEPFEDPLVLSVRDRVAPDKDEVLGRCAIPLQYVDKRLDYKTPTSKWYNLEKNSMITEGVKENKFARLHMRICFEGGYHVFDESTHNTSDFRPTEEQLCKSSVGVLEVGIINAQNLLPMKIIDGRPTTDAYCVAKYGQKWFRTRTIADSFTPRWNEQYSWEVFDPCTVITIGVFDNCLYSGGAKDSRIGKVRIRLSTLETERVYTHSYPILVLQPSGVKKMGEIHLALRFTSCSLLNMIHVYSQPQLPKMHYDYPLTIKQIDIMKHHAIQIVSRKLSCVEPPLRKEVVEFILEDDFSMWSLRKSKANFFRIMGVLSGLFAAGRWFEEICNWKNPRTTILIHILFLTWVLYPVLILPTIFLYLFLIGVSCYRWRPMHPPHLDTRLSQAEIVHPDELNEEFDTFPTSGSSELVRMRYDRLRSIANRIVLVVGDLATYGERLQSLLSWRDPRATALILMFCLIAAIVLYVAPFQVALLTVFYVLRHPRLRHKRPIFPYTLLNFLRRLPSKREIML from the coding sequence ATGCATAGACATGAAGATTTTCTGCTGTTCGAGACCAAACCTCATCTTGGTGGCGCTACGGCCACCAGTGATGAGCTGACAAGCAACTATGACCTCGTTGAGAAAATGGAATACCTCTATGTTCAAGTTGTTGAAGCGAAAGATTTACCTTTGAAGGATGCTACAGGTTGTTATGTTGAAATTAACCTTGCAAACCATAAGGGCATAACTCGTCTCTCTGAGAACAAATCAAATCCAGAATGGTCCCAGGTTTTTGCCTTCTTAAAGGATCATGTTCAGGTTACAGTACTTGAGGCCGCTGTTAAGAGAAAGAAAGCTACGAAACAGGATTTCGTGGGTAGGGTGTTCTTTGACCTCAATGTGGTCCCTCCTGATACTCCTCTTGCCCCACAATGGTATAGATTAGAAGATGGGAAAGGGAACACTTTCAAGGGAGAGCTAATGTTAGCTGTTTGGTGGGGTACCCAAGCTGACAAAGCATTTGCTGAGGCATGGCATTCAGATGGTGCAACTTCTCGTCGCACAGAAGGTCTTGCAAGCATCGGCTCAAAGATATATCTCTCGCCCAAGCTTTGGTATCTTAGGGTTAATGTTATTGAAGCTGAGGGATTGATGGCCACCGGTAATACTTTTGTGAAAGCTATAGTTGGAAATCAAGCTTTGAAGACCAAAATTTGCACAATTAAATCAACTAATCCTTTGTGGAATGAAGACTTGATGTTTGTAGCAGCAGAACCATTTGAAGATCCCTTAGTTTTGAGTGTGCGAGATAGAGTTGCACCCGACAAGGATGAAGTTTTAGGGCGGTGTGCTATTCCTTTACAGTATGTGGACAAGAGGTTAGATTATAAAACCCCGACTTCAAAATGGTACAATCTTGAGAAGAATTCCATGATCACGGAGGGAGTGAAGGAGAATAAATTTGCCAGGCTTCATATGAGAATCTGTTTTGAAGGTGGATATCATGTTTTTGATGAATCTACCCACAACACTAGCGATTttagaccgactgaagaacagTTGTGTAAATCCAGCGTTGGGGTACTTGAGGTGGGAATAATAAATGCTCAGAATTTGTTACCAATGAAAATAATAGATGGAAGGCCAACAACAGATGCGTACTGTGTTGCCAAATATGGTCAGAAGTGGTTCCGAACAAGGACAATCGCTGATAGTTTTACGCCCAGGTGGAATGAGCAGTACTCGTGGGAGGTGTTTGACCCTTGCACAGTGATAACTATTGGAGTGTTTGATAACTGTCTTTATTCTGGCGGTGCGAAGGATTCAAGAATAGGAAAGGTTAGGATTCGCCTCTCAACCCTGGAAACCGAAAGGGTTTATACACATTCATATCCAATTTTGGTTTTACAGCCATCTGGTGTTAAGAAGATGGGTGAAATTCATTTGGCTCTAAGATTTACTTCTTGTTCTTTACTGAATATGATTCATGTGTATTCACAGCCACAATTGCCTAAAATGCATTACGATTATCCACTTACTATAAAACAGATTGATATTATGAAGCATCACGCCATTCAGATTGTCTCAAGGAAGCTAAGTTGTGTCGAACCACCTCTGAGAAAAGAGGTGGTAGAGTTTATACTGGAAGATGATTTTTCCATGTGGAGTTTGAGAAAAAGTAAAGCAAACTTTTTTAGAATTATGGGAGTTCTGAGTGGATTGTTTGCGGCTGGTAGATGGTTTGAAGAGATTTGCAATTGGAAAAATCCCAGAACCACAATTCTGATTCACATATTATTCTTGACATGGGTATTATATCCGGTACTAATTCTCCCGACCATTTTCCTCTACCTTTTCTTGATTGGAGTTTCATGCTATAGATGGAGGCCCATGCATCCTCCTCACTTGGATACTCGCCTCTCTCAAGCTGAAATTGTACATCCTGATGAACTGAACGAAGAATTTGATACATTTCCTACTTCAGGTTCTAGCGAACTTGTTAGGATGAGATATGATCGTTTGAGAAGTATTGCAAACAGAATAGTGCTTGTGGTTGGTGACTTGGCAACTTATGGGGAGAGGCTGCAGTCTTTGCTAAGCTGGAGAGATCCTAGAGCTACAGCACTGATTTTAATGTTCTGTCTGATTGCTGCTATTGTTCTCTATGTTGCTCCTTTCCAAGTGGCGCTTTTAACAGTATTTTACGTGTTAAGACATCCGAGGTTGCGACACAAGCGTCCTATTTTCCCTTACACGCTGCTTAATTTTCTCAGGAGATTGCCATCAAAAAGAGAAATCATGTTGTAA